The Gopherus flavomarginatus isolate rGopFla2 chromosome 16, rGopFla2.mat.asm, whole genome shotgun sequence genomic sequence aaagagagaggaggtGAGACCACCAGGGTCAACGCCAGTGGGCCACGAACACGCACAGAGATGGAGCTGCATCCAGATGTGAATCTGAGTTCTGTAGCAGACTGGACCTTAAaagcctccctcttccccctgccaAAATTTTAGAGAGGTTGAAAATATGGATCATGTTGCGAAGCTAAAATTTGAAGCGAAAGCCAATCGCTAGCCTGGACTGCAGCTTATGAAGATAGTGTCTAGAAAGATTTCCTTTTTTCTAAACATCCACATTCCTGTTTTGAAACCAAAAATTCAAAGAATCAGCATGACCAAAGGAAGTGCAATTTGTAAAAAGCATTACACTAAATTTCATTCTACGAGAAAGGTAGCCAGGTTAATCTTAGAATCAGGCATTTGCAAATGGGAGCTCAGGCAAGAAATTCTTGCCTTCCTGTCTCTCCTATTCCATGAGCAAGGTCTAGCGCTGCCTCCCCTCCGTCCCTACAGGTACGAAGATGAAATCAACAGGCGCACAGCTGCGGAGAATGAGTTTGTGGTGCTCAAGAAGGTGAGCCGTGCCGAGATCGATTACAATTTTCATAGTGTTTGCGTTATcgaaggctgagattttcaaaagcgcctgaGAGCTTGGTGTCTATATCCCATTGAAATGCCTCCTTGGCCCTACATGGTACAGTTGTCCCATTAGGTCTTCCAAGGGGGCTGGAGGTAGCATcttgccccccactcccacccccctgaCACTACACTAGAGCTGGCCTGGACCTGGCAGAATGCCAGCATTTCtgaaggagaggggagggattGTGAAAAGACCCCAAAATATTACCTCCATGTGAGCTCAGCTGAGTAAAAATGCACCCAGGGCTTTACGCTTTCCCTATTTTTGGCCCAGAATGCTTCAGAGTCCTTCCCCATAAGCTCTCTGCACCCACTAGCTGAGCTTTGTCCTTTAAAAGTCAGCAGTGCAATGAAGTGTCAACTTCCCCAGCCCACATAGAGCCGGAAAGGCCTCTTGATCTTCACCCCTAGGCAACCCTTGGCTTCTTTTCTGTGCCAGCCAAGCCCGCTAGGCTGCAGCTGTGACTGTGCTTGCTGTTTCTCAGGACGTGGATGCCGCCTATATGAACAAGATAGACCTGGAGGCCAAGGTGGATGCGTTGATGGATGAGATCAACTTCCTCAGAACCCTCTATGAAGCGGTATTGCTTCTTCTCGGGGCGTCTTCGCTAGGAAATTAAACATGGCGTATGTTCATGAGCAGGCTTAACGTGGGAGGGAATGAAGACCACCACAGAAGGCGGTTTTGTCCATTGGATAGGGCATTGGACTGGCAGTCagtagacctgggttctgttccgaGCTTTGTGACTTAGCTGCTGTGTGATCTTAGAGTCACATCATTTCTTATATAATAAGGTCTGCGGGGCCAGGTCTATCTCATTCTGTGTTGATACGGTGCCTGACTCAATGGGGCCCTGCCCTTGGCTGAACCCTTTACATGCAACTGCAATATTAATAAAAACACAAATGGGCTTTCTCCTGATTTTCACCTGTGTACGTggaaggagaatcaggtccagcaTTTTTAAAGGCAGATGGTGGCAATCGGGACATTTCCGCACTAGAGGTGACTCAGATATCCATGTACTTCTGCAGGAACTGGCCCAGCTGAATGCCCATGTGGCCGACACCTCCGTCATCCTGTCAATGGACAACAACCGAGACCTGGACCTTAGCAGCATCGTGAACGAAGTCAAAGCTCAGTACGAGGACATTGCTAACAGGAGCCGAGCCGAGGCTGAGTCATGGTATCAGAACAAGGTGAGTGGATCTATAAAGGGAGGAACCCAGATTCCTCTCTGGGTGTTCAATTCTTTTAAAACAGTGCACAGAGCTATGCAGTTATTGCTGCCCCAATGAGTGGCTGCTTAGCTAAAGTGCATGGCTGGGCATTAGAttgtatatatatacattttttgCTCTTGTTTCTGAATATTAGTTTGAGGAGCTGCGAGCCACTGCTGGGAAACATGGCGATGACCTGCGGAACACAAAGGGAGAAATCTCAGAGCTCAACCGGCTGATCCAGAGGTTACGGGCCGAGATTGAGAATGCAAGGAACCAGGTAGGAACAGATCTCACTAgagatgggggaagagagaacTGCCGACTCCTGTCACCCAgtttcctgccccctgccccacactgtgAGGATGTATAGCCACACGGGCTGCAGTCAGTAGAGGGGGACATATCACATGTAAGTAGTTTCATTCCACCCAGCAGAGGGCAAAGTGGTGTGCACACGTGCTCACGCATATACATATCAGCCTTCTCTCCATGGCACTAAATCATTCTTACTAAGCCAGAGACTCAGCCTTCACAATAGATTGTATGCTGCAGAGATGGCCATAGCTCAAAAAGCTCCAGCACAAGACTTAGCAGCAGTAAATATAAATCAGTCACCACCCTCTAACTGGATATTGTGCCTCAGTAGCACAGGCCAGATTAGTGGTGGTGATGATGCAGAAAAAAACTACAAAGACTAAATCACTACAGAAATGTAGAGGCCAGTCACCCCCCGGGTGCTAATAGCAGCAAGGACAGATAGGAGCCAGCTCTCTGCCTGTGAATTCTGCGCTGTTAAAGGAGAGAGGGAAAACACAGAGGGAAATGGCTGGTAATTAAAAGGAAgccacctcccttcccctgcagtgcGCCAGTCTGCAGACAGCGATCGCGGACTCCGAGGAGCGTGGCGAGCTGGCTCTCAAAGATGCCAGGATGAAGGTGGCTGATCTGGAGGATGCTCTCCAGAAGGCCAAGCAGGACATGGCCCGCCAGCTGCGGGAGTACCAGGAGCTGATGAACGTCAAGCTGGCGCTGGATATCGAGATCGCCACCTACAGGAAGCTGCTGGAAGGAGAGGAGAGCAGGTGGGAGAAAGATAATGAGCGTGATCATAATGTTTCTGACTCATTGAGATCCAGCATTCTTCATCtacagctctcaaagcacttttcaatgggggcaggggagtatCTTTGTCCCTATTCTACagacaggaaaactgaggcactgagagtaAATTGAGGTACACACAGTGGTGAGTCTAATATAAATTCCTAGATAGAGAGATAGTAATGTatgcacaaagagagagagagagagaaagttctATATGCAGATTGATATAGCAATTCAGGATAACGTAGATAGATCGAGGAGTGTATACGGAGGATGGGATGGATAGATACATGTGTATGTATGGGGATAGCTAGATACTTCCTTTCCCAAGGTTACCTAGCAAGCCAATGGTAGAGATAGAATAGAGCCCAAAtcactttattatttgtattgaagtCGCATCTAGAGGCTCCAACTTGCAATCAAGAGCCCATTGGGCTAGGTATTCGAcagtccctcccccaaagagcttacaaagtCCTTGCCCAGGACAGGAGACAAGAGGCGGACACGACAAACATATGGAGGAGAGACCACAGGGAGCAGcatctcctgactctcagcccaGCACGCTGAGTGGCTAACCTTTTGCAAAATTACCATGGCTTTGTTAGGGGCTGGGTTCCCTATTCAAGAAGGACGGATGGTACAGTGGTTAGTCTAGCCTGCAAATTAGGAGAATCTGGTCTGGTTCCCTGCTTTTACTGCACCCTTCTCCTGTGATGTTGAGCAGTTCacgtagggccagatttttaaaggtatttaggatccACGGGCAGAAACAGACTAGCCTCCTAGGAAAACATGAAAATAGATGGTCTCGATGGACTGGATGAATatgatgctcccttctggccttttagTCAATGACTCTTTGAAGATCTTAGCACTGCAAGGTCTCAAATGTGCCGGAAAAAGCAGCTGTGATAAACTTCCACCCATCTTTACAGGGGGAGGGACAACTCAATGAttcaagcattggcctgctaaatccagggttgtgagctcaatccttgagggggccatctggggcaaaaatctgtttggtcctgctttgagcagggggctggactagatgaccttctgaggtcccttccaatgctgatattctatgaataatATGACATGTCAATCTTAAAAGTCAGATGCCTGCATTTGACTTTTACCTTCCTTTTGTCTGCCTTCCCCCACAGGCTGTGCGGAGAGGGCGTCATTCCCATCAGCTACTGTGAGTATCTCTCTCCTGTCGGGAGCAGCGTCTCGGCTTATGTAATCCATGCTAGGCGAGTGTGGGTATTTCCTCCCTCTATGGCTGGTCCACATAAGCTATTAAAGAGTCTGCTCCTCTTGCTAGTTACAGAGTCTATCCCCAGTTCATTTAGACACCTAcagtctattgatttcaatggggcttggGTGCATAACTATCTTTGAGGCTCTGTGGCTTAGTCTTTTATCTCCAGTGGTGGCAGAGGCCCACGCTTTTAGTGCCAGAGGGCCCAGGTTCAATACCCAATTGTGGGCCCagcaagtagggttgccaactttggttggacgaATTCCTGGAGTTTTCATCACATGAGGtaacctttaattaaagattcatctttaattcctggagactccaggacaatgcTAGAGGGTCGGCAACCCTACCAGTAAGGCCAGTTAAGAGTCCATGTTTCACTGGAACCGAACACCTGATTCAACCAGGCATCTGACCAGGCTGTGGTTTTCTTGCAGCGGTGGTCAGCTCTAGCGCTGGAATTGGTGGCGGAGCTGGTTTAGGAGGAGGATTTGGCGGCTTTAACTCAGCAGGAATCGGAGGAGGATTCGGCTATGGAGGTGGAAGCGGTCTCGGTCTCGGAGGCGGAGGGTTCGGCTTTGGAAGCGGAGGCAGCttcggagggggcagtggctttGGTTATGGaggtggcagcgggctgagtgccGGAGGAGGAAATTTCAGCGCCGGAAGCGGGAAAGGCACTGGGGTGGGAACCAATGCGGATGTGAAAATTGTCTCCAAAAcctcttccagcaaaaagaccaTTAAAAGTTAAGCTTGAGGAATTCCCCACAACTCAAGTAATAGATataccacccccccccacccacccatgtATTGCTGCCTCTTGATACTAGCCCCTGTGACAACAATTCATCACTTTGCCAAGAAAACCCCTGTAGTATCTTGAATTCCTTCAGCCACCCCTTTTATAATTCTAGTGTGAATGACATCAATGTGCCTGTTTCTTTGGCTCCTGGCATGGTAGTTCTTAAGCATGTGGGTCTTAATTCAGGAAAGCTGTTAAGCATGGGCTCAAAGTTAAGCGTGTGCTTAAGCATCTTCTAAAAGGGACTTAAACCCGTGTTTAAAAGTTAAGACTCTGCTTAAGTGAACATTCTGTGTTGCATTCCGTGTGACCTGAGAGgttgtcaacattttcaaatctggCACCCAAGCCTAAGAACCTAAGGGAGAAATTTTCAAAACAGCCAAATGGAACAAGTGTCCCATTGAAAGTCCTTAGGACTCGTGCTCCTAAATCTCTTTAGTGCTTTAGAAGATCTCCCCCAAAATCTATATGTAGGCTCCTAAAATAAGTGGCCTAAGAGTCACAGATGCTAAGCAGCTGCGATTGTTGGAGTCAATGAAGCTGTGGACGctcggcacttctgaaaataaggccATATATTCAAAAGCTGACTATTGATTAAGGAAGGGAATTAAAGTTGTGAAACTGACTTTAGATAACTGTGTTTGCAAATTTTCGCTACAGCCACGCTGATTAGATTTACAAAGGGCTTCTCAAATACTAATCCTCGTGTTCTTTTATTGAAAGGGAAGTTTACCCCGTggtgttacattttcaaaactaaACCAAAGGCAAACATGAGATCTGCCACGCAGTTTACATGTAGTCTTGTGGTCAGGTGTTATCAAAGGCTAGAAGTACAAATGATCAGATCTGTTTATTTAAGAGCTCTGGTTTTGATTTActgagtttaaaacaaaattaaccagggcaggggattggttTCCGAAAGAGCAGTTATTATGATTTAATATTTACACTGCCAAAAGGCTCCTGCTAGACTCAGTCCAGCCTTGTGCTAGGCACCAtggttaacattttcaaaagtgtcagaGTGATTTAGGAGCTTACGTCCTCTTGGCTTTCCATGAGAATTAGGCTTCTAAGTGATTTAGGTACTTTTGACAGATTTAACCTGTATATACACAAGACAaggaatgggattttcaaaagcccctaactcaaattttcaaaagtgcctaagtgacttaggcaccttagtgctatttttaaaagtgacaagCATTTGGGttctagatcctcaaaggtatttaggtgactAACTCCCAtgggaaatcagtgggaattagatGCCCAAATAATATCTTTGGGGATCTAGGCCTAGAAGCCAAAGTCTCATTGAAAGCCAATGGCATATATATACACCTAAATTCcaaagtcacttttcaaaatagGACCCAAGCACCAGAtttaagggatttaggcacctaaagatgctaATAGTt encodes the following:
- the LOC127035445 gene encoding keratin, type II cytoskeletal 5-like, which gives rise to MSWQSGSIRSGGGSKGFSTVSAVVPSSHRASFSSFTVSRGGRGFGRLGGGGSFGSRSLYNLGGTKTISISGGSNLRSGFGGGAGGGFGLGGGGHGGGSSFGGGAGGGGLNIGGGAPGSGFGFCGNGLGFGGGGGFGGGRGPAGFGGGNSPGMGTIQEVTINQSLLAPLNLEIDPNIQQVRKEEKEQIKSLNNKFASFIDKVRFLEQQNKVLETKWTLLQEQGQKSNSNKYNLDPLFESYINNLRKQLNNLLNERGRMEGELKNTQDLVEDFKNKYEDEINRRTAAENEFVVLKKDVDAAYMNKIDLEAKVDALMDEINFLRTLYEAELAQLNAHVADTSVILSMDNNRDLDLSSIVNEVKAQYEDIANRSRAEAESWYQNKFEELRATAGKHGDDLRNTKGEISELNRLIQRLRAEIENARNQCASLQTAIADSEERGELALKDARMKVADLEDALQKAKQDMARQLREYQELMNVKLALDIEIATYRKLLEGEESRLCGEGVIPISYSVVSSSAGIGGGAGLGGGFGGFNSAGIGGGFGGGFGFGSGGSFGGGSGFGYGGGSGLSAGGGNFSAGSGKGTGVGTNADVKIVSKTSSSKKTIKS